One part of the Paenibacillus antri genome encodes these proteins:
- a CDS encoding AAA family ATPase, translating to MSKIILFRGMSGTGKTTLSNILGKRIHVPVLHKDDIYDAVAESVPGHEIRNKICFDFLFRFLQTVIDSSAVIILDFGLNHVDDVRNLRSWIEERGGTLLSFYCICSDESIWSERISDRCANPLPNQRITDLSDLKEHYKKVNTEKLEGEIVLDTIKEPESLIDQVESFLRGHHCVE from the coding sequence ATGTCCAAAATCATTTTATTTAGAGGAATGTCCGGGACCGGGAAGACTACGTTATCGAATATACTCGGTAAGAGAATCCATGTCCCCGTATTACACAAGGACGATATTTACGACGCTGTTGCCGAGTCAGTCCCCGGTCATGAAATCAGAAATAAAATTTGCTTCGATTTTCTTTTTCGTTTTTTACAAACGGTTATTGATAGTTCCGCTGTGATCATCCTTGATTTTGGGTTAAATCATGTGGATGACGTTAGAAATTTAAGGAGCTGGATCGAGGAAAGAGGCGGAACCTTATTGTCGTTTTATTGTATTTGCAGCGATGAGTCCATATGGTCGGAAAGAATATCCGATCGCTGCGCGAATCCATTGCCGAATCAGCGGATTACCGATTTATCCGACCTTAAAGAACATTATAAGAAGGTTAATACGGAAAAGTTGGAAGGCGAAATCGTTTTGGATACGATAAAAGAGCCCGAATCGTTAATTGACCAAGTCGAGTCCTTTTTACGCGGACATCATTGCGTTGAATGA
- a CDS encoding sugar phosphate isomerase/epimerase family protein, translated as MTKIVGLTLPYHDQPFERALEGLAAAGYRFAAFGTAHVGAPVPDEEDPAEPARLRALFRSFGLKPEVLFAHSQFHPDLPAERAVRMLEFASELEIPEVNTLGFWGYRTFPDIPLTPDEYETLNDRFIARYQSIARDAERLGVRVTLKPHTGNTATGPILLDTLRRIGSPFVKACYDPGNVGYYEGVDPETDLPSVASEVVSFVAKEQGRRGLRSYDFSVPGEGDYDFPGMFGLLRKSGFDGPVIVEKLDRDGKPIPPEETDRRAERARRNLERLLIEAGFTVE; from the coding sequence GTGACGAAAATCGTAGGATTGACGCTGCCCTACCACGATCAGCCTTTCGAGCGCGCGCTCGAAGGATTGGCCGCGGCCGGATACCGATTCGCGGCATTCGGCACCGCGCACGTGGGAGCTCCCGTGCCGGACGAGGAGGACCCGGCGGAGCCGGCGAGGCTGCGGGCGCTGTTCCGAAGCTTCGGATTGAAGCCGGAAGTGCTGTTCGCTCACTCCCAGTTTCACCCGGATTTGCCCGCCGAACGCGCGGTCCGCATGCTTGAATTCGCAAGCGAGCTGGAAATCCCCGAGGTGAATACATTGGGGTTTTGGGGTTATCGTACATTTCCTGACATCCCCCTGACGCCGGATGAATACGAAACGTTGAACGACCGGTTCATCGCGCGTTACCAATCGATTGCGCGCGACGCGGAGCGTCTAGGCGTCCGCGTCACCCTTAAGCCGCATACAGGGAATACCGCCACGGGGCCGATCCTGCTCGATACGCTGCGGCGCATCGGTTCGCCGTTCGTCAAAGCGTGTTACGATCCGGGCAACGTGGGGTACTACGAAGGCGTCGATCCCGAGACGGACTTGCCTTCCGTCGCGAGCGAAGTCGTCTCCTTCGTCGCCAAGGAGCAGGGACGGCGCGGGCTCCGCAGCTACGACTTCTCCGTTCCCGGGGAGGGAGATTACGACTTCCCGGGCATGTTCGGGCTGCTGCGCAAGAGCGGCTTCGACGGACCGGTCATCGTCGAGAAGCTGGACCGAGACGGCAAGCCGATCCCGCCGGAGGAAACCGACCGTCGGGCCGAACGGGCGAGACGCAACTTGGAGCGGCTCTTGATCGAAGCGGGCTTTACCGTGGAATAG
- a CDS encoding Gfo/Idh/MocA family protein yields MALRIGFVGVGGMAETHLKHMRDNANARIVSVCDVMEERAAKAAGAYDATPYTNYKTMLEKESLDALFVCVPPFAHADIEETAASRGIHLFVEKPVGLDVREARAKAEAIRRAGIVTSSGYALRYIGTAEMAKTYLRDKTIGMVRGHYLSGFVETPWWRVMAKSGGQLVEQATHVADFMRYFAGDASTVYANMATRHLGEKPGLDIPDVTTVALRFESGAVGHLDTCCIQPDHRFGVEIQGHDFRVAYEGTKLTIVERGNTETFENDVADIFKAQDDTFIQAILANDPGLVRSSYADALKSLELTVAANVSAGTGRAVSPAEL; encoded by the coding sequence ATGGCATTGCGAATCGGGTTCGTCGGGGTCGGCGGCATGGCCGAAACCCATCTGAAGCATATGAGAGACAACGCGAACGCTCGGATCGTCTCCGTCTGCGACGTAATGGAGGAACGCGCCGCGAAAGCCGCCGGCGCGTATGATGCAACGCCGTATACGAATTACAAGACGATGCTGGAGAAGGAATCGCTCGACGCGCTGTTCGTCTGCGTACCCCCTTTCGCTCATGCGGACATCGAAGAAACCGCGGCTTCCCGCGGAATCCACCTGTTCGTAGAGAAGCCCGTCGGGCTCGACGTACGCGAGGCGCGCGCGAAGGCGGAGGCGATCCGCCGCGCGGGCATCGTTACCTCATCCGGTTACGCGCTTCGTTACATCGGCACGGCGGAGATGGCGAAGACGTATTTGCGAGACAAGACGATCGGGATGGTGCGGGGGCATTACTTATCCGGCTTCGTAGAGACGCCGTGGTGGCGCGTCATGGCGAAGTCCGGCGGTCAGCTCGTGGAGCAGGCGACGCACGTCGCCGACTTCATGCGTTATTTCGCGGGGGATGCGTCGACGGTGTACGCCAACATGGCGACGCGCCACCTCGGGGAGAAGCCGGGGCTCGATATTCCCGACGTCACGACCGTCGCGCTGCGGTTCGAATCCGGCGCGGTCGGACATCTGGATACGTGCTGCATTCAGCCGGATCACCGATTCGGAGTCGAAATCCAAGGCCATGATTTCCGCGTCGCGTACGAAGGGACGAAGCTGACAATCGTGGAGCGAGGCAATACGGAGACGTTCGAGAACGACGTCGCCGACATCTTCAAGGCGCAAGACGATACATTCATTCAAGCGATCTTAGCGAACGACCCGGGGCTTGTCCGGTCGAGCTACGCGGACGCGTTGAAGTCGCTCGAGCTGACCGTCGCGGCCAATGTTTCGGCCGGGACGGGCCGGGCCGTATCGCCTGCTGAATTGTAG
- the nagA gene encoding N-acetylglucosamine-6-phosphate deacetylase — MADHSVLWVNAEIYTPSTRIVNGRMLVGPGGRIEAVGGAEIDGREGTEIRDAGGKRLVPGFIDVHVHGGGGFSGMDGKTSLAGMSKYHASRGTTAFLATTVAADCTTIVSTLDQWRESAEEGALGREGANLIGMHLEGPFLNPARGGAQNPASLRKPDMEEMDRYLEVAGRWIRMVTIAPELEGAERVIRRLAERNVTVSAGHTDATYEQMREAARLGVTHVTHHFNGMSPLKSREPGVTGAGLRMPELTIELIADGYHIHPEMIALAFDAKPTDRIVLVTDAMLCAGCPDGLYETEGIRIRMSGGKVTLADGTSLAGSGLDMLAAFRNAIAFTGLPTERILPTLTSVPARQAGVADRKGRLAAGMDADFLLLDAEWNLIGTYVGGREVFRRKESEEEASERRLGKSPP; from the coding sequence ATGGCAGACCATTCCGTCTTATGGGTCAACGCTGAAATTTACACGCCGAGCACCCGGATCGTCAACGGAAGAATGCTAGTCGGACCCGGCGGCCGAATCGAGGCTGTCGGCGGAGCGGAGATCGATGGAAGAGAAGGGACCGAAATTAGGGATGCGGGCGGAAAACGGCTCGTTCCGGGATTCATCGACGTGCATGTGCACGGAGGCGGCGGCTTCAGCGGAATGGACGGGAAGACTTCGCTCGCCGGGATGAGCAAGTATCACGCGAGCCGCGGAACGACCGCATTCTTGGCGACGACCGTCGCCGCCGACTGCACGACGATTGTCAGTACGCTGGACCAATGGCGGGAATCCGCCGAGGAGGGCGCTCTCGGTAGAGAGGGCGCGAATCTAATCGGGATGCATCTCGAGGGCCCGTTTTTGAATCCGGCGCGGGGCGGCGCGCAAAATCCTGCATCCTTGCGCAAGCCAGATATGGAGGAGATGGATCGCTACTTGGAGGTTGCCGGCCGTTGGATTCGAATGGTCACGATCGCGCCGGAGCTGGAGGGGGCGGAGCGGGTCATCCGCCGTCTGGCGGAGCGAAATGTAACCGTATCCGCGGGACATACCGATGCGACGTACGAACAGATGCGGGAAGCGGCGAGACTCGGAGTCACGCACGTCACGCATCATTTCAACGGAATGAGTCCCTTGAAATCTAGAGAGCCCGGAGTCACCGGAGCCGGGCTGCGGATGCCCGAGCTGACGATCGAGCTGATCGCGGACGGGTACCACATTCATCCGGAGATGATCGCATTGGCGTTCGACGCCAAGCCGACCGATCGCATCGTACTCGTTACGGACGCCATGCTCTGCGCGGGATGTCCCGACGGCTTGTACGAGACGGAGGGGATCCGGATCCGGATGAGCGGGGGCAAGGTCACGCTGGCCGACGGCACGTCGCTGGCCGGCAGCGGGTTGGATATGCTCGCGGCGTTCCGCAATGCGATCGCCTTCACCGGCCTACCGACCGAACGAATTTTGCCGACGCTCACCAGCGTGCCTGCAAGGCAGGCCGGCGTCGCCGATCGCAAAGGCCGACTGGCGGCCGGTATGGATGCCGACTTCCTACTGCTCGACGCCGAATGGAATCTGATTGGCACCTATGTCGGAGGGCGCGAAGTATTTCGTAGGAAGGAATCGGAAGAGGAGGCATCGGAGAGGAGGCTTGGGAAATCACCGCCTTGA
- a CDS encoding MBL fold metallo-hydrolase: protein MIQYADEHITIFQSALFQTTSTVIHVDGVVLIVDPTWLPGEIREIQAHVEAIRGKKECYLLFTHGDFDHILGYNAFPGATTIGSSEMRNHPKKEHKVKLIHEFDATYYITRDYEVEFPTLDIVIEQDAQRLAIGSTTLTFYKAPGHTFDGLFTVVDSLGLFLAGDYLSDFELPFIHDSAFAYERTLNKAAKIMNDHDVNMLVPGHGRYTVNRSEMAGRITMATDYLTRLRMAIIEKDEPAIQRLETEFAFLSPSTVESHKENVRMMRNELEAVQ from the coding sequence ATGATCCAATATGCCGATGAGCATATTACGATATTCCAAAGCGCCTTGTTTCAGACAACCTCTACGGTGATCCATGTAGATGGAGTCGTACTCATCGTAGATCCGACATGGCTGCCGGGCGAAATTCGAGAGATTCAAGCTCATGTCGAGGCGATTCGGGGGAAGAAAGAATGTTATCTATTGTTCACGCACGGCGATTTCGATCACATTCTCGGTTACAACGCCTTCCCCGGGGCAACGACGATCGGAAGTTCGGAGATGCGAAACCATCCCAAGAAAGAGCATAAGGTCAAGCTCATCCATGAATTCGACGCCACCTATTATATTACTCGGGACTATGAAGTCGAGTTTCCCACTCTCGATATTGTCATCGAACAGGACGCCCAACGGCTTGCGATCGGATCTACGACTTTGACATTTTATAAAGCCCCGGGGCATACGTTCGACGGGTTATTCACGGTTGTCGATTCGCTGGGTTTGTTCTTGGCAGGGGATTATTTATCCGATTTCGAACTCCCGTTTATTCATGACAGCGCGTTCGCCTATGAACGAACATTAAACAAAGCAGCGAAAATCATGAATGATCATGACGTTAACATGTTAGTTCCCGGGCATGGCCGGTATACCGTTAATCGTTCCGAGATGGCCGGCAGAATAACGATGGCAACCGATTATTTAACACGGTTAAGAATGGCGATCATCGAAAAAGATGAACCTGCAATTCAACGATTAGAAACGGAATTTGCATTTCTGTCGCCGTCGACTGTAGAAAGTCACAAGGAAAACGTAAGGATGATGCGGAACGAGCTGGAAGCAGTGCAATAA
- a CDS encoding sugar phosphate isomerase/epimerase family protein, which yields MLKGINQWCFPDGTPIEKVLAHSGKAGYDAIELNLQQPGNPGITMESTTQELEALGRLARSHGLALKSISCGLMGGSSLSSPDAETRERGRQIVTRQLEVAGLLGMETALLVPAFVNDKGEPYDEAYKRSQDEIAKLIPVAERNGVDIGVENVWNKFLYSPLEMARYIDELGSPVVGAYFDVGNIINFGYPEQSIRILGSRIKKIHVKDFRRSVGTAYGVVTLLSGDVNWIAVREALEAIGYDGPLTAELSAYPYAPYQLVYDTARHLDVIIHGGVR from the coding sequence TTGTTAAAAGGGATCAATCAATGGTGTTTCCCCGACGGAACGCCGATCGAGAAGGTGCTTGCGCACAGCGGCAAGGCGGGATACGACGCGATCGAGTTGAACTTGCAGCAGCCGGGGAATCCGGGCATTACGATGGAATCCACGACGCAGGAGCTGGAAGCGCTCGGTCGGCTCGCCCGTTCCCATGGGCTGGCGTTAAAGAGCATCTCCTGCGGCTTAATGGGAGGGAGCTCCTTGTCTTCGCCGGACGCGGAGACGCGAGAGCGGGGCCGTCAGATCGTAACGCGGCAGCTTGAAGTCGCAGGCTTGCTCGGTATGGAAACCGCCCTGCTTGTCCCCGCGTTCGTCAACGACAAAGGCGAGCCGTACGACGAAGCGTACAAGCGGAGTCAGGACGAGATCGCAAAGCTCATCCCCGTCGCCGAACGGAACGGCGTCGACATCGGCGTCGAGAACGTGTGGAACAAATTTCTGTATTCGCCGCTCGAGATGGCGAGGTACATCGACGAGCTCGGCTCGCCTGTCGTCGGCGCATACTTCGACGTAGGCAACATTATAAATTTCGGTTACCCGGAGCAGTCGATCCGAATTCTCGGCTCTCGCATCAAGAAAATCCACGTGAAGGACTTCCGCCGCTCCGTAGGAACGGCTTACGGCGTAGTCACGCTGTTGTCCGGCGACGTCAACTGGATCGCGGTTCGGGAAGCGTTGGAGGCGATCGGCTACGACGGGCCGCTGACGGCGGAGCTTTCCGCATACCCTTACGCGCCATACCAGCTCGTCTACGATACGGCTCGACATTTGGACGTCATCATTCACGGCGGGGTACGATAG
- a CDS encoding Gfo/Idh/MocA family protein, translating into MLKVAVIGTGTMGGEHVAAWRNVERARVTAVLGRNKDKAEALANACGAAAYDSFEAMIEEAEIDAVDICLPTHLHREFAGKAADAGKHVLCEKPIALDPEEAESMIARCRERGVRLLIGHDLRFCPEYVQARELVLSGKLGKVGTIRMSRRSRFPEGADGWYGDSAKSGGVITDLLIHDIDWLRWTFGEAERVTALRVGGSGEAPLDYALVAVRMRSGAIAQLEGSWAHTEFDSSFELSGTGGMLVEHMADSAPLRLHARSGPGKPQAVAVPDMSLSRNSYELELAHMTDCLLDGAEPIVSARDAAKALEIARAAVESARTGRPVALVREEDKR; encoded by the coding sequence ATGCTGAAAGTGGCCGTGATCGGAACGGGCACGATGGGCGGCGAACACGTCGCCGCTTGGCGGAACGTCGAGCGAGCGAGAGTTACGGCCGTCCTCGGAAGGAACAAGGACAAAGCCGAAGCGCTGGCGAACGCTTGCGGCGCGGCGGCCTACGATTCGTTCGAAGCGATGATCGAGGAGGCCGAGATCGACGCGGTGGACATTTGTTTGCCGACGCATCTGCATCGCGAGTTTGCGGGGAAAGCCGCCGACGCCGGTAAGCATGTCCTATGCGAGAAACCGATCGCTCTCGATCCGGAGGAGGCGGAGTCGATGATCGCGCGCTGCCGGGAGCGCGGCGTTCGACTGCTGATCGGTCACGATCTCAGGTTTTGTCCGGAGTATGTGCAGGCGCGCGAGCTCGTGTTGTCGGGAAAGCTGGGCAAAGTCGGGACGATTCGGATGTCGCGCCGTTCCCGGTTTCCCGAAGGCGCGGACGGATGGTACGGCGACTCCGCGAAGAGCGGCGGCGTTATCACGGACCTGCTGATCCACGACATCGACTGGCTCCGATGGACGTTCGGCGAAGCGGAGCGGGTCACCGCGCTGCGCGTCGGCGGCTCGGGGGAAGCGCCTCTCGATTACGCGCTGGTCGCGGTTCGCATGCGGAGCGGCGCGATCGCCCAGCTCGAGGGCTCGTGGGCGCACACGGAATTCGACAGCTCGTTCGAGCTGTCGGGCACCGGCGGGATGCTGGTCGAGCATATGGCGGACAGTGCGCCGCTTCGGCTTCACGCCCGTTCGGGACCCGGCAAGCCGCAAGCCGTCGCCGTTCCGGACATGAGCCTCAGCCGGAACAGCTATGAGCTGGAGCTCGCGCATATGACGGATTGTCTGCTCGACGGAGCGGAACCGATCGTGTCGGCGCGGGATGCCGCGAAGGCGCTCGAGATCGCCCGGGCGGCCGTCGAATCCGCGCGCACGGGCCGACCGGTCGCGCTCGTCCGGGAGGAGGACAAGAGATGA
- the ald gene encoding alanine dehydrogenase, whose translation MIVGVPKEIKNNERRVALAPAGAHALAKAGHRVAIEKDAGLDSGFTDEDFVAAGADIVERAIDVWSMADLIMKVKEPLSSEYPYFRPGLILFTYLHLAAEPALARALTASGMTAVAYETVEVGRTLPLLTPMSEIAGRMSAQIGAQYLEHAKGGKGILLGGVPGVKRGKVAIVGGGVVGTNAARIAAGLGAEVTIIDQSAERLRQLDDLFGTRIQTLVSTPYTIAEAVTEADLVIGAVLIPGAKAPKLVTDGMIRAMAPGSVVVDVAIDQGGIFETVDRITTHDDPTYTKHGVIHYAVANMPGAVPRTSTIALTNATLPYALQLANKGLHQAVADSPALRQGVNVAGGVVTHAAVAGDLGCPVVAIEEALQLPATV comes from the coding sequence ATGATCGTCGGAGTGCCGAAGGAAATCAAAAACAACGAACGCCGCGTCGCGCTCGCGCCCGCCGGAGCGCATGCGCTTGCGAAAGCCGGCCATCGGGTCGCCATCGAGAAGGACGCGGGGCTTGACAGCGGCTTTACGGACGAAGACTTCGTCGCCGCCGGCGCCGACATTGTCGAGCGAGCGATCGACGTATGGTCGATGGCCGATTTGATCATGAAGGTGAAGGAGCCGTTGTCTTCCGAGTATCCTTATTTCCGGCCCGGGCTGATCCTGTTTACGTACCTGCACCTCGCGGCGGAACCGGCTCTGGCGCGCGCGTTGACGGCGTCCGGCATGACGGCCGTCGCATATGAAACCGTCGAAGTCGGCAGAACGCTTCCGCTGCTGACGCCGATGAGCGAAATCGCGGGGCGCATGTCCGCGCAAATCGGCGCGCAATACCTCGAGCACGCGAAGGGAGGCAAGGGAATCCTGCTCGGCGGCGTGCCCGGCGTGAAGCGCGGCAAGGTCGCGATCGTCGGGGGAGGCGTCGTCGGCACGAACGCGGCGCGCATCGCCGCGGGGCTCGGCGCCGAAGTGACGATCATCGACCAGAGCGCGGAGCGGCTGCGGCAGCTCGACGATCTGTTCGGCACGCGGATCCAGACGCTCGTCTCGACGCCGTACACGATCGCGGAGGCGGTGACGGAAGCCGATCTTGTGATCGGCGCCGTTCTCATCCCGGGCGCCAAGGCGCCGAAGCTCGTCACCGACGGCATGATCCGGGCGATGGCGCCGGGCTCGGTCGTCGTTGACGTGGCGATCGATCAAGGGGGCATCTTCGAGACGGTCGACCGGATCACGACGCACGACGACCCGACGTATACGAAGCATGGCGTCATCCATTACGCGGTGGCCAACATGCCGGGCGCGGTGCCGCGGACGTCGACGATCGCGCTGACGAACGCCACGCTCCCTTATGCGCTGCAGCTTGCGAACAAGGGCTTGCACCAAGCGGTCGCGGACAGCCCCGCGTTGAGGCAAGGCGTCAACGTCGCCGGCGGCGTCGTCACGCACGCGGCCGTCGCCGGCGATCTCGGCTGCCCGGTCGTCGCGATCGAGGAGGCGCTGCAGCTGCCCGCCACCGTATAA